The sequence TCGTGCTGAATCCGGTAGCCGAGGAACGTGCGAATCTCCCCCGAGTCCATCTCGATGGAGACCTGCACCTTCACCTCGCGCAGGGGCGTGGCGAGCAGCGTCTCGATGGGGGTGCCCACGTCCATGATCCGCGCGGCCTTGCGGAAGAAGTAGTTGGTACCCTCGACGGCGCTCATGGCTCGGAAGACTCCTGGAGGCGAGTGGGGCCCCAATGTCCGAAGGCGGCCCGCATCGCGCGCGAGACCTTAACAGAAGGGGTGGGCTACCATAGGAAACTGCCATGCCGCCCGGCCCGCCTGACACTTCCTCTGCGAGCGGACATCTCCAGGGACTGGCCCGGCGCATCCGTGCGCTGCGAGAGCGGCGGGGCCTCACCCAGGAGGACTTCGCCGCCCGGTGCGGAATCTCCGTTTCGTTTGCCTCCCTGCTGGAGCGCGGCGAGCGCAGCCCCAGCTACGAGACGCTCCTCCAGGTGGCCTCCGCGCTGGAGTTGCCCCTGTGGGAGCTGCTTCGGCTGGACGACACGCAGGACGCGGGCGTGCACCGGCTGGAGGACTTCGTCCGGGAGCGCCGGCTGTCGCGCGCGGACCTGGACCGGCTCCTGGCGGTGGCGGAGGTGATGTTCAGCGACGCCGCCGCTTCCGGGGACTCACACGCGTCCCGCCGCCCCGAGCCCGCCCGCTGCGGCGAGCCCGGGTGCACGCGGCCGGTGCTCGCCCGGGGCCTGTGCACCGCCCACTACCACCGGGAGCGGCGCAGGAGGGTGGCCGGGGCGGGCGCCGAAGACTGAAAGCCAGGCAGGGGCGGGGCCCCACCCGCTTGGCACCTGCGGAAGGAATCTTCCTTCCGCAGGTTCTTCGCCCGAGAGCGCCCGAGCCTCCCGCATCCGGAGGGAGGCCGACACACCTTTTCGCCGGTGCTCCGCTCGCGGAAACCCGGAGCGCGGAAGCCTCCCGCGCTCATCCAGGCGGCCGGCGCCAGCTACTTCTTCTTCGCGCGTTCGACCTTCAGCGTGCGGTCGCCGTGCGGCTTGCCGTGCGTGGTCTCGAAGCCCGCCACGTCCTCGTCGGCGACGAAGACGTATGCGTACGTGGGGCGCAAATCCATGCGCACCACCTTGCCGGCGGGAGCCCCCGCGGCCTCGAGCGCGGCGGTGACACCCGCCTCGTCCAGCCCGTCCTGGCGGCCCAGGCCCACCCACAGGCGCGTCTGGCCCGGCACGTCCGGCACGGCCTCCGGCCTCGGGCGGCGCTCCTCACGGGCTCCGCGCGGACGGTGGCGCTCCACCTTCAGCGGCTTGTCGCCGTGCGGCTTGCCGTTGAGGGCCTCGAAGGCCGGAGCGTCCGCCTCGGCCACGTAGGCGTAGCCGTACGTGGGCCGCATCACGACCTTGAGCACCTTGCCCGCGGGCGCGCCCAGGGCCTCCAGCGCGGCGGGCAGCTTCGCCTCGTCCATGCCGTCATCGGTGCCCAGGTTCGTCCACAGCTTGGCCTCGCCGGGGCCCGCGTCCGGAGACGGGGGCGGGCGCGGCGTGGACTCGCGCTCCGTGCGCGGCTTGCTGCGCTCCACGCGCAGCGTCTTGGTGCCGTGCTGCTTGCCGTTGAGCGTCTCGAAGGCAGGGGCGTCATCCTCGGCCACGAAGACGTACGCGAAGGTGGGGCGCAGCTCCGCGCGCACCATCTTCCCCACCGGAGCGCCCGCGTCCTCCATCGCCGTGGCGATGCTGCCCGGCCCGAGGCCATCCGCGGTGCCCAGGTTGACCCACAGCTTCACCTCGCCGGGGCCCGCCTCCAGCGCCGCGCTGGTCCGCTCGCCGCGCTCGCGCCGGGGCTCGTCCCGGCGGGGACGCCGCTCGCGCTCCGGGGACTCCGCGCGCTCCGTCCGCTCGGCGCGGGGCGGACGCTCGCGGCGCTCCTCCCGGTCTCCGCGCTCACGGCGCTCGCCGCGCTCCCGCTTGTCGCCGCGTTCCCGGCGGCCACCCTCGCGGCTCTCGGTCTTGCGCTCCTGCGGAGGCTCGCGCCCCTCGGCCGCGAACTGCGCCGCCGCCTTCTCCATGCGCAGGTGGCTGAAGAAGTACTTCAGCAGGAAGGCGATGAGGTCATCGGCGTCCGTGCGCGTCTTGAGCTGCGAGGCCAGCGGCAGGAAGCCCTCGAAGATGGAGGAGCCCGCCGCCTCGTGGATTTCGCGCACGTGGCGCTCGGTCCACAGCCGCATCGCCTCCTCGGGCGCCGGCATCTCGCGCATCTCGAACTTGATGCCGTACTTCTTCTCCAGCGTCGTGAAGGTCGCCAGCTCCCGCCCGGAGAAGAGGTTGATGGCGGTGCCCTTGTTGCCGATGCGGCCGGTGCGGCCCACGCGGTGCAGGTACACCGCCGCGTCCTCCGGCAGCGAGTAGTTGATGACGTACTCCAGGCCGGAGATGTCGATGCCGCGCGCCGCGATGTCCGTGGCCACCATGAAGGCCACCTCGCCGCGCTTCACCTTGCCCATCACCCGCTCGCGCTCCTTCTGCGGCAAATCTCCATTGAGGAGCTCCGCGTCGAAGCCGTTGCGGTTGAGCACCGCCGTCACCAGCGCCGTGTCGTCGCGGGTGTTGCAGAAGATGATGGCGTTCTGCGGCTCTTCCTTCTCCAGCACGTAGATGAGGTGGCGCGGCTTGGGGAAGGACTCCGACACGTCGTAGCGGATGTGGTGGATGTGCTCCACCGTGAAGACGTCGCCGGACAGAAGCAGCGTCTCCGCGTTCGTCGTGTAGCGGGCGATGAGGTTCTGGATGTCGGTGGGGACGGTGGCGCTGAAGAGCAGCACCTGCCGGTTCTTCGGAAGGCGGTCGAGGATGCGGGTGACCTCCTCGTAGAAGCCCTGGTTGAGCATCTCGTCCGCTTCGTCCAGGACGGCGTGGTCACACCCGTCCAGCTTCAGGTTGCCGCGGTTGATGTGGTCGAAGACGCGGCCCGGGGTGCCGACGATGATGGGGGTGCCTTCCTCGAGCGCGTCCTCCTGCTGCTTCATGGAGGCGCCGCCGTAGATGGCCGCCACCTTCACGCCCTTGTACTTGGACAGCGACCTCAACTCTTCCGCCACCTGGATGGCCAGCTCGCGGGTGGGGCAGAGGATGAGGGCGCGCACGCGCTTCTCATCCGCGGGAATCTTCTCCAGCAGGGGCAGGCCGAAGGCGGCCGTCTTGCCGGTTCCCGTCTTGCTGCGGACGATGAGGTCTCGTCCTTCCATGGCCGGCTTGAAGGCGCGGGCCTGGACGGGGGTGGGGTTGGTATAGCCGACATCCGCCAGCGCGCGGCGGAGGGGCTCGGAGAGGTTCATCTCGTCGAAGCCGATGTCCGCGACGTACTCGGCGGGACGCGTTGGGGCTTCATCTGGCGCCGGGCTTCCCGGCGTGGGCTCTTGGTTGTCGCTCATCAAGCATGGGCATAGCCCCTGCATTACCCTCTGGCAACAATCGCAGCACTTTGCTGTATGGAGCGCCCATGGCGAATGGGAGGAAGAGAACCAAAGGGGCGGCTCCCCGCCCTCGCGCGAAGCGCCCGGCCTCCACGGAGGTCGTGGACGCGGAAATCGTGGACGCCCAGACGGAGGGCGCCGAGGCCGAGGCGCAGGTGGACCCGGACGCCGTCGAGCCGGACCCCTCGGAGCTGGCCGAGGTGGAGGAGCCCGAGGTGGACGCCAGCGGCCCGCGCGTGCCCACCAAGGCCCTGGCCCGGGCGGAGTCGTCCAGCCTCACGACGAAGGACCCCCTCCAGGCCTACATGACCGAGGTGCAGCGCCACCCCCTGCTGACGCGGGAGGAGGAGGTGTCGCTCGCCCGGAAGTACCGCGAGACGGGGGACGTGAATGCGGCCTACCGGCTGGTGGCCTCCAACCTGCGCCTGGTCGTCAAGCTGGCGCACGAGTACCACCGCAACCCGCTGTCCCTCCTGGATTTGGTGCAGGAGGGCAACATCGGGCTGATGCAGGCGGTGAAGAAGTATGACCCCGAGCGGGGCGTGAAGCTCAGCAGCTACGCCGCGTGGTGGATTCGGGCGTACATCCTCCGCTACATCATGGACAACTGGAAGATGGTGAAGCTGGGGACGACGGAAGCCCAGCGGAAGCTCTTCTTCAAGCTGCGCCAGGAGCAGGAGAAGCTCATCGCCCAGGGCTTCGAGGCCAGCCCCAAGCTCCTGGCGGAGCGGCTCAACGTCTCCGAGCAGGACGTCGTGGAGATGGACCAGCGCCTCGGTCACGACGAGGTGTCAATCGACGCGCCCCTGCGAGGGGACGAGGACTCCGGCGCCACGCGCGCGGACCGCTACCTGCCCTCGAGCGCCATCGGCGCCGACGAGCGGCTCGGCGCCGAGCAGCTCAAGGCCCTCTTCCGCGAGAAGCTGGCCGAGTTCGCCCGCACGCTGGACGGCAAGGAGCGCTACATCTTCGAGAACCGCCTCACCTCCGACGAGCCCCTCACGCTCCAGGACATCGGCGACAAGTACGGCGTCAGCCGCGAGCGCGCCCGTCAAATCGAAGCGGCCCTCATCAACCGGATGCGCGAGTTCATGCGCGAGCACATCCCCGACTTCGACCTCGTCGCTACTCCGAAGAGCTGAGCGCTCGGAAGAGCTGAGCGCCCGCGAGCCAGCGGGGACTACCCGGAGAGCCGGGGATACACGGCCGGGCGGTGGCGCTATGCTGGCCGCCTGGAACCGTTCATCTTCGACCTCAGGGGGCTCTTCATGTACCGCATCACCCGCGCCGCGGGACTGTGTCTCGCACTCGCAGCGCTGGCGCTCGCCGGCTGTTCCGGCTCGCTCCGCCACAACTACATGCGCGACGAGGCGTCGCGGCACGTCTACCAGAAGGAATTGGCGGAAATCTGGCCGGTGGTGCACCAGGTGCTGAAGGAGCGGGGCCTGTCGTGGCGGGAGAACCCGGGCCGCTTCGTGCTGGAGACGGAGTGGCGCGAGTCCGGCGGCGGCACGCTGGGGCCCACCACCTCGTCGCGCTTCCTCGTGGAGGGCGTGCGGGTGGCCAGCGGCGTCGCCCTGCGGGTCACCCGGTTGGACAGGACGCAGCAGGCCATTGGCGTGGGCTACACGGACGGCGTCGTGCGCAACAGCCGCGAGGCGGCCGCGGCCTCGGAGAGCAGCACCGCCAGCGGCAAGCTGCCCACCGAGAACCGCTCCTCGCGGGATTTGGAGCTGGAGCTGGTGTTGCTCCAGCGCATCGACCCGGAAGGGGCCGCGAAGCTGGAGGCGGACGCGAAGCGCGCCCACCCCTGAGCGGCTCCTCCTACTTCCAGGGGCGTGAAATCACGCAGGCGTTGATGCCGCCCACGCCCATGGACAGCTTGCCCGCGCAGCCCGCGGGCGCCGCCACGGCCTCATCGAAGACGAAGCGGCCGTGCACCTTGGAAATCTGCTTGTTGAGCTCGGCCTGCTTCAGCGGCGTGGGGAACACCTTCCCCTGGCCGTAGCCGAGGTACTGGGCCGTCAGCTCCCAGCCTCCGCCCGCGGACATGCCGTGGCCGAAGGTGCCCTTGCGCGCGGTAATCAGCACCGTCTCCGGCAGCACGTCGCGCAGGTTCTGCACCTCCAGGAAGTCACCCGGCGTGGCGGTGGCGTGCAAATCCCAGCTCCCCACGTCCGAGGGCGTGAGGCCGGCACCGGCCAGCGCCTCGCGGATGGCCAGCGTGGGGCCCTCCTTGGACGGGGTGATGATGTGGTCCGCGTCCGCGGTGACGCCCACGGCGACGGGCTCCATGCCCAGCGGCTTGAAGCCCCTGGACGTGAAGTGCTCCAAGTCACCCAGCACCCAGACGACGGAGCCACCGGCGATGTGCGTGCCGCGCAGCGCGGTGAGGGGCTTGGACACGGCCGCGTCCGCGGAGATGACGCGCGCGTTGTAGAAGCCGCCCACCACGAGCGGCGTCGGCGGCGGGTCCGTCATGCCCATGACCACGGCCTTCGCCTGGCCGAGCTGAATCGCGTTGATGGCCAGCCGCAGGCCGTAGCCGAAGGACGAGCACGCGGCCACCGGAGCGAACGTCATGCCGGTGATGCGCCCCATCATCGAAATCTGCGAGGCCGGCGTGTTGTGGATGTTCCACAGCACGTTGGAGGAGACGGCGTTCCACGGCGGCTCCGGCGACATCCACTTCTTCTGGAGCTTCGCGTTGCGGGTGCGCTTCTCCTTGATGACGGCCAGCTTGGCGGACTCGACGTCGCCCCCGTCGGGCACGCCGATGGCTTCAATCTCGCGCAGCTCGTCCAGGTACTCGCGCAGCTCCACGGAGTGGCCGGCCCAGAAGTGCCACCACTTGTCCTCGGCCTCGTCGCGCGTGGCCTCTTCCGCCGTGGACGGCTCGGGGGGCAGGCCCGGCAGCGGCTCGCGCGTCTCCAGCCACTTGCGCAGCACGGAGTTGCGCTCCGGCGCGGCCCAGAAGCGGTCCCACCGGCGCTGCGCGCGGTACAAATCCAGCGAGATGTTCTGGATGGTGGGCAAGTCCCCCAGGCCGGTGCCCACGTACACGTGGGCGCGGGGCCCCAGCGCCTGGAGCTCCTGCTCCAGCCCCGGGTTCTGCTGGAGTGACTGGATGAACGCGCCGATGGCGAACTGCGTCGGTTGGCCCATCTTCTTCTCCAGCTGGGAGAAGCGATTGGCCGGGAAGCGCGCGTCAATCCACGGCTTGTAGTCGGTCAGCTCGAACTCCGGCATGCCGACGAGGAAGTTGTCCGGCCCGAAGCCGTTGAAGGGGGACAGCCAGCTTTCGGAGGATTGCAGGTTCCGCTCGAAAGCTTCGATGTTCCTGGACTTGGGGGCAACGACACCCCAGCCGAAGATACCGACTCTGCGCACGTGTGGCTTTCCTTGCCGCTAGGGGGCGAGCGGCTCGATTTTCAGATTGTCGAAGTGCACGCGGGTCTTCCAACCGGAGAACCCGAAGTACTGGTTGCGCGGGCCCTCCAGCGGGGCGGAGTCCTGGAGGGTGAGGAAGGGCTGTCCATCCAGCTCCCACGCGATTTGGCCGCCGCGGCGGGTAATCTTGAAGTGGTGATGCTTGCCGGGCACCACGACCTGGCCGTCGCGCACCGCGCGGTCCGGGGTGTGCTCGTGCTGGCGGGCGATGACGGACTGCGTGTTGCGCCAGCCGCCGAGGATGAAGACGTAGCCCGTCGCCGTGTACTGGAGGCGCAGGTCACCGGCGTAGAAGGAGCGGCCGTCGCCCCAGGCCTCCACCTTGATGTCGCCCTCGGGGCTGTCCGACCAGGCGTCGAACTCAATCGTGGCGTTGGTGGGGATGGGCTGCTTCAGCCAGACGGGGCGGTTGTGAATCAGCTCCACCGTCAGCGCGCCGTCCTCGAGCTTCACGGCGGAGGGGTTGGTGACGTTCCACGCGTCGCCCAGCGAGTCGCGGTTGAAGTCATCCGCGTAGGGGCCGGGCGGCGGCGTGGGCGCGGCGGCGGCGGGCGCGGTGGCCGGCAGCCGGTCCGGC comes from Pyxidicoccus parkwaysis and encodes:
- a CDS encoding helix-turn-helix domain-containing protein; this encodes MPPGPPDTSSASGHLQGLARRIRALRERRGLTQEDFAARCGISVSFASLLERGERSPSYETLLQVASALELPLWELLRLDDTQDAGVHRLEDFVRERRLSRADLDRLLAVAEVMFSDAAASGDSHASRRPEPARCGEPGCTRPVLARGLCTAHYHRERRRRVAGAGAED
- a CDS encoding DEAD/DEAH box helicase; the protein is MSDNQEPTPGSPAPDEAPTRPAEYVADIGFDEMNLSEPLRRALADVGYTNPTPVQARAFKPAMEGRDLIVRSKTGTGKTAAFGLPLLEKIPADEKRVRALILCPTRELAIQVAEELRSLSKYKGVKVAAIYGGASMKQQEDALEEGTPIIVGTPGRVFDHINRGNLKLDGCDHAVLDEADEMLNQGFYEEVTRILDRLPKNRQVLLFSATVPTDIQNLIARYTTNAETLLLSGDVFTVEHIHHIRYDVSESFPKPRHLIYVLEKEEPQNAIIFCNTRDDTALVTAVLNRNGFDAELLNGDLPQKERERVMGKVKRGEVAFMVATDIAARGIDISGLEYVINYSLPEDAAVYLHRVGRTGRIGNKGTAINLFSGRELATFTTLEKKYGIKFEMREMPAPEEAMRLWTERHVREIHEAAGSSIFEGFLPLASQLKTRTDADDLIAFLLKYFFSHLRMEKAAAQFAAEGREPPQERKTESREGGRRERGDKRERGERRERGDREERRERPPRAERTERAESPERERRPRRDEPRRERGERTSAALEAGPGEVKLWVNLGTADGLGPGSIATAMEDAGAPVGKMVRAELRPTFAYVFVAEDDAPAFETLNGKQHGTKTLRVERSKPRTERESTPRPPPSPDAGPGEAKLWTNLGTDDGMDEAKLPAALEALGAPAGKVLKVVMRPTYGYAYVAEADAPAFEALNGKPHGDKPLKVERHRPRGAREERRPRPEAVPDVPGQTRLWVGLGRQDGLDEAGVTAALEAAGAPAGKVVRMDLRPTYAYVFVADEDVAGFETTHGKPHGDRTLKVERAKKK
- a CDS encoding sigma-70 family RNA polymerase sigma factor; protein product: MANGRKRTKGAAPRPRAKRPASTEVVDAEIVDAQTEGAEAEAQVDPDAVEPDPSELAEVEEPEVDASGPRVPTKALARAESSSLTTKDPLQAYMTEVQRHPLLTREEEVSLARKYRETGDVNAAYRLVASNLRLVVKLAHEYHRNPLSLLDLVQEGNIGLMQAVKKYDPERGVKLSSYAAWWIRAYILRYIMDNWKMVKLGTTEAQRKLFFKLRQEQEKLIAQGFEASPKLLAERLNVSEQDVVEMDQRLGHDEVSIDAPLRGDEDSGATRADRYLPSSAIGADERLGAEQLKALFREKLAEFARTLDGKERYIFENRLTSDEPLTLQDIGDKYGVSRERARQIEAALINRMREFMREHIPDFDLVATPKS
- a CDS encoding beta-ketoacyl synthase N-terminal-like domain-containing protein translates to MRRVGIFGWGVVAPKSRNIEAFERNLQSSESWLSPFNGFGPDNFLVGMPEFELTDYKPWIDARFPANRFSQLEKKMGQPTQFAIGAFIQSLQQNPGLEQELQALGPRAHVYVGTGLGDLPTIQNISLDLYRAQRRWDRFWAAPERNSVLRKWLETREPLPGLPPEPSTAEEATRDEAEDKWWHFWAGHSVELREYLDELREIEAIGVPDGGDVESAKLAVIKEKRTRNAKLQKKWMSPEPPWNAVSSNVLWNIHNTPASQISMMGRITGMTFAPVAACSSFGYGLRLAINAIQLGQAKAVVMGMTDPPPTPLVVGGFYNARVISADAAVSKPLTALRGTHIAGGSVVWVLGDLEHFTSRGFKPLGMEPVAVGVTADADHIITPSKEGPTLAIREALAGAGLTPSDVGSWDLHATATPGDFLEVQNLRDVLPETVLITARKGTFGHGMSAGGGWELTAQYLGYGQGKVFPTPLKQAELNKQISKVHGRFVFDEAVAAPAGCAGKLSMGVGGINACVISRPWK